The Amycolatopsis viridis genome window below encodes:
- the coaD gene encoding pantetheine-phosphate adenylyltransferase, translated as MRRAVCPGSYDPVTNGHLDIIERAAKLFDEVVVAVMINKSKQGLFSIDERMEMLREITAHLPNVRVDSWHGLLVEYCRRNEIVAIAKGLRSVSDFDYELQMAQMNRELSGVETLLMSNNPAYGFVSSSLVKEVATYGGDVKNLVPDVVFAKLTAKLAGRA; from the coding sequence ATGCGGCGTGCGGTGTGTCCAGGCTCCTACGACCCGGTGACCAACGGCCACCTCGACATCATCGAGCGGGCGGCCAAGCTGTTCGACGAGGTCGTGGTCGCGGTCATGATCAACAAGTCCAAGCAGGGCCTGTTCTCCATCGACGAGCGGATGGAAATGCTGCGGGAGATCACCGCGCACCTGCCGAACGTGCGCGTGGACTCCTGGCACGGCCTGCTCGTCGAGTACTGCCGGCGCAACGAGATCGTGGCCATCGCGAAGGGCCTGCGCTCGGTCAGCGACTTCGACTACGAGCTGCAGATGGCGCAGATGAACCGCGAGCTCTCCGGCGTCGAGACACTGCTGATGTCGAACAATCCCGCCTACGGCTTCGTGTCCAGCTCGCTGGTCAAGGAGGTCGCCACCTACGGCGGGGACGTGAAGAACCTGGTCCCGGACGTCGTGTTCGCGAAGCTGACGGCGAAGCTGGCCGGACGCGCCTGA
- the rsmD gene encoding 16S rRNA (guanine(966)-N(2))-methyltransferase RsmD, which produces MTRIVAGAASGRRLKVPAQGTRPTSERVREALFNALEAAGELTGARVLDLYAGSGALGLEALSRGAAEAVFVESDRRATQVLKANVAALGLGGSVRSGPVETVLAQPADEPFQLVLADPPYSVDAAKIGAVLATLAANGWIAEDGLLIVERALRDGEPDWPSGFHPMRTSRYGDTALYWAEYVTSPRQGG; this is translated from the coding sequence GTGACGAGGATCGTGGCCGGGGCGGCGAGCGGACGGCGGCTCAAGGTGCCGGCGCAGGGCACCCGGCCGACGTCCGAACGCGTGCGGGAGGCGTTGTTCAACGCGCTGGAGGCGGCGGGGGAGCTGACCGGCGCGCGGGTGCTGGACCTCTACGCCGGTTCCGGTGCGCTGGGCCTGGAGGCGTTGTCCCGCGGCGCGGCGGAGGCGGTGTTCGTCGAGTCCGACCGGCGGGCCACGCAGGTGCTCAAGGCCAACGTGGCCGCGCTGGGGCTGGGCGGGTCGGTGCGCTCCGGTCCGGTGGAGACCGTGCTGGCGCAGCCGGCGGACGAACCCTTCCAGCTGGTGCTGGCCGATCCGCCCTACTCGGTCGACGCGGCGAAGATCGGGGCCGTGCTGGCCACGCTCGCCGCCAACGGCTGGATCGCCGAGGACGGTCTGCTGATCGTCGAACGCGCGCTGCGCGACGGCGAACCGGACTGGCCGTCCGGGTTCCACCCCATGCGCACCTCGCGCTACGGCGACACGGCGTTGTACTGGGCGGAGTACGTCACTTCACCGCGCCAGGGCGGGTAG
- a CDS encoding HelD family protein — MSEPRVRRAEIAIEQHHVDRVYTRLAELRVQAEAMRAKGYEIGHGAQREAVFEQASMLFERDMMVHHATQTLQTLDAEYEGLVFGRLDHTTGEKIYVGRLGIRDAEFDNLVTDWRAPAAAAFYQATAEEPMDVVRRRVIRCSGQTVLDVDDDVLIPDAVGDDMQVVGEGALMAALGRSRGDRMRDIVATIQKEQDEVIRAPWRGVTEITGGPGTGKTAVALHRAAYLLYRHRRQLGGAGVLVVGPSGVFTNYISRVLPSMGETNVELRALGAVLDGIETDRQDPAPLAAIKGSLRMRKVLLKAMRDTPPDVPGEMRILYKGDVLKLGRKELEKVRRKVHGHGGPPNRSRVRAAEALLAALADRAEENARTDGRTVDRDELIHDLGERIDFHRFLVVWWPVLYPGEILRWLGDPKRLAKAARGVLTPDEVDLLAASFADREREWTVADVALLDELRVLAGPPPKRRRRAQQVELDAAPPERGFQGKPHRPEHYDEYSHIVVDESQDLSPMQWRMVGRRGKYASWTVVGDPVQSSWPDPEEAALARTQVFGARTPVRRYTLRTNYRNSAEIFDLAAKVVAGHAAEGELPRAVRTTGIEPDVRVVEPGGVESAVPAAAKELLDAVEGTVGVICAMDRVAEVAAWVRGQADERLKVVGSLDAKGLEYDAVVLVEPTELITESLTGRRVLYVALTRATQQLTVVASDDDWLPAER, encoded by the coding sequence GTGTCGGAACCTCGGGTCAGACGGGCCGAGATCGCCATCGAACAACACCACGTGGACCGCGTCTACACCCGGCTCGCCGAACTCCGGGTGCAGGCGGAGGCCATGCGGGCCAAGGGTTACGAGATCGGCCACGGCGCCCAGCGCGAAGCTGTTTTCGAGCAGGCGTCGATGCTGTTCGAGCGGGACATGATGGTCCACCACGCGACCCAGACGCTGCAGACCCTCGACGCCGAGTACGAGGGCCTGGTGTTCGGCCGCCTCGACCACACCACCGGCGAGAAGATCTACGTCGGCCGCCTGGGCATCCGCGACGCCGAGTTCGACAACCTCGTGACCGACTGGCGTGCCCCCGCGGCCGCCGCCTTCTACCAGGCCACCGCCGAGGAACCGATGGACGTGGTGCGCCGCCGCGTCATCCGCTGCTCCGGGCAGACGGTGCTCGACGTGGACGACGACGTGCTGATCCCGGACGCCGTCGGCGACGACATGCAGGTGGTCGGCGAGGGTGCGCTGATGGCCGCGCTGGGCCGGTCGCGCGGCGACCGGATGCGCGACATCGTCGCCACGATCCAGAAGGAGCAGGACGAGGTGATCCGCGCACCGTGGCGCGGGGTCACCGAGATCACCGGCGGGCCGGGCACCGGCAAGACCGCGGTCGCGCTGCACCGCGCGGCGTACCTGCTGTACCGGCACCGGCGGCAGCTCGGCGGGGCCGGTGTCCTGGTCGTCGGGCCGTCCGGCGTGTTCACGAACTACATCTCCCGGGTGCTGCCCTCGATGGGCGAGACGAACGTGGAGCTGCGTGCGCTCGGCGCGGTGCTCGACGGCATCGAGACCGACCGGCAGGACCCGGCGCCGCTGGCCGCCATCAAGGGGTCGCTGCGCATGCGCAAGGTCCTGCTCAAGGCGATGCGGGACACGCCGCCGGACGTGCCGGGCGAGATGCGGATCCTCTACAAGGGCGACGTCCTCAAGCTGGGCCGCAAGGAGCTGGAGAAGGTCCGCCGCAAGGTGCACGGGCACGGCGGGCCGCCGAACCGCTCGCGGGTGCGCGCGGCCGAGGCGCTGCTGGCGGCCCTGGCCGACCGTGCCGAGGAGAACGCGCGCACCGACGGCCGCACGGTCGACCGCGACGAGCTGATCCACGATCTCGGCGAACGGATCGACTTCCACCGCTTCCTCGTGGTGTGGTGGCCGGTGCTGTACCCGGGCGAGATCCTGCGGTGGCTGGGCGATCCGAAGCGGCTGGCCAAGGCCGCGCGCGGCGTGCTGACCCCGGACGAGGTCGACCTGCTGGCTGCGTCGTTCGCGGATCGCGAGCGCGAGTGGACGGTCGCCGACGTCGCCCTGCTCGACGAGTTGCGCGTGCTGGCTGGGCCGCCGCCCAAGCGGCGCCGCCGGGCGCAACAGGTCGAGCTGGACGCGGCACCGCCGGAGCGCGGGTTCCAGGGCAAGCCGCACCGGCCGGAGCACTACGACGAGTACTCGCACATCGTGGTCGACGAGTCGCAGGACCTCTCGCCGATGCAGTGGCGCATGGTCGGCCGCCGCGGCAAGTACGCGAGCTGGACGGTCGTCGGTGACCCGGTGCAGAGCTCGTGGCCGGATCCGGAGGAGGCCGCGCTGGCGCGGACCCAGGTGTTCGGCGCGCGGACCCCGGTCCGCCGCTACACGCTGCGCACCAACTACCGGAACTCCGCGGAGATCTTCGACCTGGCGGCGAAGGTGGTCGCCGGGCACGCCGCGGAGGGTGAGCTGCCACGCGCGGTCCGCACCACCGGGATCGAGCCCGACGTGCGCGTGGTCGAACCCGGCGGCGTGGAGAGCGCGGTGCCGGCCGCGGCGAAGGAGCTGCTGGACGCGGTCGAGGGCACGGTGGGCGTGATCTGCGCCATGGACCGGGTCGCCGAGGTCGCCGCGTGGGTGCGCGGCCAGGCGGACGAACGGCTCAAGGTCGTCGGCAGCCTCGACGCCAAGGGCCTGGAGTACGACGCGGTCGTGCTGGTGGAGCCGACCGAACTGATCACCGAGTCGCTGACCGGCCGCCGCGTGCTCTACGTCGCGCTGACCCGCGCCACGCAGCAACTGACCGTCGTGGCGTCCGACGACGACTGGCTGCCTGCGGAAAGGTAG